One part of the Brevundimonas sp. NIBR11 genome encodes these proteins:
- a CDS encoding S8 family serine peptidase produces MYKRLGVALTVGALLAGQAAQAQSAPPVIASEADLPPTRFPMPQAPSEIVMTDAFVTQTLPLIRAEAERILADYDVRDPSIAGLMRAGLASIAWLQDRPEDAIALTTAQRATETKPQLRAIGQLLRESFATGLTAAPAQRCATVARHALEMIAAADPLLVRDEVLLRYGQIQLVSPAYHIGSAALIADPEAKAQGSIGVLRGLNLANMRFEAEAIPACRSEVAAALQGWIDDPAHRPTDIWPAREPSSEDLSGVRPVTVALWESGFDPSLFSAQIAIDPAEPLDGRDNDGNGVIDDAFGPTYDRRLHPTQQRMLAPSPELAARLGLQTALQKGLTDIGYGLDTPEARFAAQRSREATADEQLADVRVAEEWDYWAHPTWVASVIADPAPFVRLYAFNILPFARDPDVVAVEEADAVRMAAILPAAAARMRAAGVRVVNMSWASMADEWAENLLTTGKETDPERATARGRVIADTIGRAVEGVIRDCPDILFVAGAGNTDQSDDSQAAIPQTLDLPNLLVIGGAGTAGGAAAFTTYGDGVRLFALAEGNLLRGPGGQVLRRSGTSYAAPMAARAAASMLAVNPDLTPVQVIEGLLATAHGENGSTLPLLDAGAAVRWARTR; encoded by the coding sequence ATGTACAAAAGACTGGGCGTCGCGTTGACGGTCGGCGCCCTCCTCGCCGGTCAGGCGGCCCAGGCCCAGTCGGCGCCACCGGTCATCGCCTCCGAAGCCGACCTGCCGCCCACGCGCTTTCCGATGCCTCAGGCGCCCAGCGAGATCGTCATGACCGACGCCTTCGTGACGCAGACGCTGCCGCTGATCCGCGCGGAAGCGGAGCGGATACTGGCGGACTACGACGTTCGCGATCCGAGCATCGCCGGCTTGATGCGCGCCGGGCTCGCCAGCATCGCCTGGCTGCAGGATCGGCCTGAAGACGCCATCGCCCTGACCACGGCTCAGCGCGCGACCGAGACCAAGCCGCAGCTCCGAGCGATCGGCCAGCTGCTCAGAGAGTCGTTCGCGACGGGCCTGACCGCGGCGCCGGCGCAGCGCTGCGCGACCGTCGCGCGCCATGCTCTGGAGATGATCGCTGCGGCCGATCCACTTCTCGTGCGTGACGAAGTCCTGCTGCGTTATGGCCAGATCCAGCTCGTCAGCCCCGCCTACCATATCGGCAGCGCGGCTCTGATCGCCGATCCGGAGGCGAAGGCGCAGGGATCGATCGGAGTGCTGCGCGGGCTCAATCTGGCGAACATGCGGTTCGAGGCCGAGGCCATTCCTGCCTGTCGCTCCGAGGTCGCCGCCGCCCTGCAGGGCTGGATCGACGACCCTGCGCACCGACCGACGGACATCTGGCCGGCGCGCGAACCTTCGTCAGAAGACCTCTCCGGCGTGCGGCCCGTCACCGTCGCGCTCTGGGAGTCGGGGTTCGACCCGTCCCTGTTCTCCGCCCAGATCGCCATCGATCCCGCCGAGCCGCTTGACGGCCGGGACAATGACGGCAACGGCGTGATCGACGACGCCTTCGGCCCCACCTACGACCGCCGGCTTCATCCGACCCAGCAGCGCATGCTGGCCCCGTCGCCCGAGCTAGCGGCGCGGCTGGGTCTGCAGACGGCTTTGCAAAAGGGCCTGACGGACATCGGCTATGGGCTGGATACGCCCGAGGCCCGCTTCGCGGCGCAGCGCTCGCGCGAAGCCACGGCGGACGAACAGCTGGCCGATGTCCGCGTGGCGGAGGAATGGGACTACTGGGCGCATCCGACCTGGGTGGCCAGCGTGATCGCGGACCCGGCCCCCTTCGTCCGACTTTATGCCTTCAACATCCTGCCTTTCGCCCGCGACCCGGACGTCGTCGCGGTGGAGGAGGCCGATGCGGTGCGGATGGCGGCGATCCTGCCGGCGGCGGCGGCCCGCATGCGCGCGGCCGGGGTTCGTGTCGTCAATATGAGCTGGGCCTCCATGGCCGACGAATGGGCCGAAAACCTGCTGACGACGGGCAAGGAGACCGATCCGGAGCGCGCGACCGCCCGTGGGCGCGTCATCGCCGACACGATCGGTCGGGCGGTCGAAGGCGTCATCCGGGACTGCCCCGACATCCTCTTCGTCGCGGGCGCCGGCAACACCGACCAGTCCGATGACAGCCAGGCGGCTATTCCCCAGACGCTGGACCTGCCTAATCTGCTGGTCATCGGCGGGGCGGGGACAGCCGGGGGCGCGGCGGCCTTCACCACCTACGGCGACGGGGTCAGGCTGTTCGCCTTGGCCGAAGGCAATCTGTTGCGCGGACCGGGCGGCCAGGTGCTGCGTCGGTCAGGCACCTCATACGCGGCGCCGATGGCCGCGAGGGCGGCCGCTTCGATGCTGGCGGTGAATCCCGATCTGACCCCGGTCCAGGTCATCGAGGGCCTGCTGGCCACGGCCCACGGCGAGAACGGCTCGACCCTGCCGCTGCTGGATGCAGGCGCGGCCGTGCGCTGGGCGCGGACGCGATGA
- the radC gene encoding DNA repair protein RadC, translated as MTDQGDQSTATPKPPPHHAGHRERLRHRARTAGLHHLPDYELLELFLFRSQPQGDVKPIAKALLARFGSLAAVLAASVEDLMTVKTQDTRGRTKSVGMETALDLAALHEVAQRVAKEPATKRPVISSWTALLAYVRVALQHEPREQFRVLYLDKKNQLILDEVQNRGTVDHAPVYPREVVRRGLEVSAAAMILVHNHPSGDPTPSRADIDMTKQIVRAAQSLGVEVHDHLIVGREGVTSFKQLGLM; from the coding sequence GTGACGGATCAGGGCGATCAATCGACGGCGACGCCGAAGCCCCCGCCCCACCATGCGGGCCATCGGGAGCGTCTGCGCCATAGGGCGCGGACGGCGGGGCTGCATCACCTGCCCGACTATGAGCTTCTGGAGCTCTTCCTGTTTCGCAGCCAGCCGCAGGGGGATGTAAAGCCGATCGCCAAGGCGCTGCTGGCGCGCTTCGGGTCGCTGGCCGCCGTCCTCGCCGCGTCGGTCGAGGACCTGATGACCGTGAAGACGCAAGACACCAGGGGCCGCACCAAGTCGGTGGGCATGGAGACGGCGCTCGATTTGGCGGCCCTGCACGAAGTGGCCCAGAGGGTGGCCAAGGAGCCGGCGACGAAGCGGCCGGTGATCTCGTCCTGGACGGCGCTGCTCGCCTATGTCCGCGTCGCGCTCCAGCACGAGCCGCGCGAACAGTTCCGGGTGCTCTATCTGGACAAGAAGAACCAGCTGATCCTCGACGAAGTCCAGAATCGCGGCACGGTCGACCATGCCCCCGTCTATCCGCGCGAGGTCGTGCGGCGGGGTCTGGAGGTCTCGGCGGCGGCCATGATCCTGGTGCACAATCACCCCTCCGGAGATCCGACGCCCAGTCGCGCCGATATCGACATGACCAAACAGATCGTCCGCGCGGCCCAGTCCCTGGGCGTCGAGGTCCACGATCATCTGATCGTCGGCCGCGAGGGCGTGACCAGTTTCAAGCAACTCGGGCTGATGTGA
- a CDS encoding N(4)-(beta-N-acetylglucosaminyl)-L-asparaginase — MPSRRDLLIAAGVAATPAPALAQDAAAACVVSTWDFGAAANAEAFARRRAGGTAVDMVEAGARVPEADPTNHSVGLGGYPDRDGHVTLDAVIMDQSGNVGAVCALEDVVHAVSVARAVMEKTPHTMLVGVGARSFAVDQGFETTSLLTPESEAAWREWLVTADYRPRANSENTDWRWTPGSAGNHDTIGILAIDGEGRLGGACTTSGMAFKMRGRVGDSPLAGAGLWVEPGVGAATATGVGEDVVRIAGSHSVVEAMRAGAAPTDACRQVLERLVRLRGTALAGHQVALLALDVRGRVGGLALLPGFTYAVTDTRGATRIERAGAIFPDPA; from the coding sequence ATGCCGTCCAGACGCGACCTTCTGATCGCCGCCGGCGTCGCCGCGACCCCCGCCCCGGCCCTGGCGCAGGACGCCGCCGCGGCATGCGTCGTCTCGACCTGGGACTTCGGCGCCGCCGCCAATGCCGAGGCCTTCGCCCGGCGGCGGGCGGGCGGCACGGCGGTGGACATGGTCGAGGCCGGGGCCCGTGTGCCGGAGGCTGATCCGACCAACCACTCCGTGGGCCTCGGCGGCTATCCGGATCGAGACGGCCACGTGACGCTCGACGCCGTCATCATGGACCAGTCCGGCAACGTCGGCGCCGTCTGTGCGCTCGAGGATGTGGTCCACGCCGTCTCCGTCGCCCGCGCGGTGATGGAGAAGACGCCCCACACCATGCTGGTCGGGGTCGGGGCGCGGTCGTTCGCCGTCGATCAGGGCTTCGAGACGACCAGTCTCCTGACGCCAGAATCCGAGGCGGCTTGGCGCGAATGGCTGGTCACCGCCGACTATCGACCGCGCGCCAACAGCGAGAACACCGACTGGCGCTGGACGCCCGGCAGCGCCGGCAATCACGACACCATCGGCATCCTGGCGATCGACGGCGAGGGCCGTCTAGGCGGGGCCTGCACGACCTCGGGCATGGCGTTCAAGATGCGCGGCCGGGTCGGCGACAGCCCGTTGGCGGGGGCCGGCCTATGGGTCGAGCCGGGCGTGGGCGCGGCGACCGCGACCGGCGTCGGCGAGGACGTGGTCCGGATCGCGGGGTCGCATTCGGTCGTCGAGGCCATGCGCGCGGGCGCGGCGCCGACCGACGCCTGTCGTCAGGTGCTGGAGCGTCTGGTCCGGCTGCGCGGAACGGCGCTCGCCGGGCATCAGGTGGCGCTTCTGGCCCTGGATGTGCGCGGACGGGTCGGCGGGCTCGCCCTGCTCCCCGGTTTCACCTATGCCGTGACCGACACCCGCGGCGCGACACGGATTGAGCGGGCGGGCGCCATCTTCCCGGATCCGGCATGA
- a CDS encoding GNAT family N-acetyltransferase gives MSGPVLTTERLTLTPVELSDYDDLCVLWRDEAFTRHITGRCLSAEEVWFRVLRDIGHWAAMGRGNWSMRLRETGAYVGSVGVLDYHRDVSPPMDAPELGWGIGGAFHGQGLAAEGVTAALAWADTVLKAPRTVCMIGPSNLASLRLAGRLGYVRYADGTYHGEPTILHERVAPGPK, from the coding sequence ATGAGCGGCCCGGTCCTGACCACCGAACGCCTGACCCTGACGCCGGTCGAGCTATCGGACTACGACGACCTCTGCGTCCTGTGGCGGGACGAGGCGTTCACACGCCACATCACGGGCCGGTGTTTGTCGGCGGAAGAGGTCTGGTTTCGGGTGCTGCGCGACATCGGCCACTGGGCGGCGATGGGGCGTGGCAACTGGTCGATGCGGCTGAGGGAAACCGGCGCCTATGTCGGGTCGGTCGGGGTGCTGGACTACCACCGCGACGTCTCGCCGCCGATGGATGCGCCCGAGCTCGGCTGGGGCATCGGCGGGGCGTTTCATGGTCAGGGACTGGCCGCCGAGGGGGTGACCGCGGCGCTGGCCTGGGCCGACACGGTGTTGAAGGCGCCGCGCACCGTCTGCATGATCGGACCGAGCAATCTGGCGTCGCTACGGCTGGCCGGGCGGCTGGGGTACGTGCGGTACGCCGACGGGACCTATCACGGCGAGCCGACGATCCTGCATGAGCGTGTCGCCCCCGGACCCAAGTAG
- a CDS encoding BolA family transcriptional regulator: protein MPMPVDTLHAYLIEAFPDAEIAIDDLAGDGDHYRARIVSTAFAGLSRVKQHQLVYAALKGHMGGELHALALETSAPSTTG, encoded by the coding sequence ATGCCCATGCCTGTCGACACCCTGCACGCCTATCTGATCGAGGCGTTTCCCGACGCGGAGATCGCGATCGACGATCTCGCGGGCGACGGCGATCACTATAGGGCGCGCATCGTCTCGACGGCCTTCGCCGGGCTTTCGCGCGTGAAACAGCACCAGCTCGTCTACGCCGCGCTCAAGGGCCACATGGGCGGCGAACTGCACGCCCTGGCGCTCGAAACCTCCGCCCCCTCCACGACAGGCTGA
- a CDS encoding aldo/keto reductase, whose amino-acid sequence MRYRPFGASGAAISTLTLSLGVDTLSRGVDAANDLIFSALEAGINSYRLETADPVLAEVVGQALSNVDRKLLNVSLELGAGDGRRGSQRDFSAEGMTGAIDRCLHVSGLGWIDVALLEEPGEDELPQSSLNALKALRATERVRYLGVSGEGEVMDAYVSTGAFDVLGTPFHVNVDWKIRSRVRAAREKDMAILAYDYFPSELDTEKKTIALNQPKKGLFSFGKPKAAPVAQASTFAFLHRTPNWTAEAICLAHAMTDPAISSVLVSARDAERLNALASVPERDMPPGLSAQIEMARVAA is encoded by the coding sequence ATGCGCTATCGCCCCTTCGGCGCATCCGGCGCCGCCATCTCGACCCTGACGCTGAGCCTCGGCGTCGACACCCTGTCGCGCGGCGTCGACGCCGCCAACGACCTGATCTTCTCGGCGCTGGAGGCCGGCATCAACTCCTACCGGCTGGAAACGGCCGATCCGGTGCTGGCTGAGGTCGTGGGCCAGGCCCTGTCCAACGTCGATCGGAAGCTCCTGAACGTCAGCCTGGAGCTGGGCGCCGGCGACGGCCGCCGCGGCTCGCAGCGGGACTTCTCGGCCGAGGGCATGACCGGCGCCATCGACCGCTGCCTGCATGTCTCCGGCCTCGGCTGGATCGATGTCGCCCTGCTGGAAGAGCCGGGCGAGGACGAGCTGCCGCAATCCTCGCTGAATGCGCTCAAGGCCCTGCGCGCCACCGAACGCGTCCGTTACCTCGGCGTCTCGGGCGAGGGCGAAGTGATGGACGCCTATGTCTCGACCGGCGCCTTCGACGTTCTGGGCACGCCGTTCCACGTCAACGTCGACTGGAAGATTCGCTCGCGCGTCCGCGCCGCGCGCGAGAAGGACATGGCCATCCTGGCCTATGACTATTTCCCTTCGGAGCTCGACACCGAGAAAAAGACCATCGCGCTGAACCAGCCCAAGAAGGGTCTGTTCAGCTTCGGCAAGCCGAAGGCGGCGCCTGTCGCCCAGGCGAGCACCTTCGCCTTCCTGCATCGCACGCCCAACTGGACGGCCGAGGCCATCTGTCTGGCCCATGCCATGACCGATCCAGCCATCTCCAGCGTCCTGGTCAGCGCGCGCGACGCCGAGCGCCTGAACGCCCTCGCCTCCGTGCCCGAGCGGGACATGCCGCCGGGGCTCTCGGCCCAGATCGAGATGGCTAGAGTCGCGGCGTAA
- the grxD gene encoding Grx4 family monothiol glutaredoxin codes for MSDQALDTAADPVHAFIAKTVSDHDVVLFMKGTPDSPRCGFSSLAVQILDHVGAPFVGVDVLQDDSLRDGIKTFTDWPTIPQLYVKGEFVGGSDIVREMFQAGELTALMVEKGVPLGQE; via the coding sequence GTGTCCGACCAAGCTCTCGATACCGCCGCCGACCCGGTCCACGCCTTCATCGCGAAGACGGTGTCGGACCACGATGTTGTCCTTTTCATGAAGGGAACGCCCGACAGCCCGCGCTGCGGCTTCTCCTCGCTGGCCGTGCAGATCCTCGACCATGTCGGCGCGCCGTTCGTCGGGGTCGACGTACTGCAGGACGACAGTCTTCGCGACGGCATCAAGACCTTCACCGACTGGCCGACCATCCCCCAGCTCTACGTTAAGGGCGAGTTCGTGGGCGGTTCGGACATCGTGCGCGAGATGTTCCAGGCGGGCGAACTGACCGCCCTGATGGTCGAAAAAGGCGTGCCCCTCGGTCAGGAATAG
- a CDS encoding thioesterase family protein translates to MARQTLNPREDRETFEVPLDIRPEHIDANGHVNNVVYVGWLQDAGTAHWNARFDETTRAKWSWVALRHEIDYLRALMPDDTAVARTWVGDPQGPRFARYVRIEDGQGRLCAQGVSEWCLVDAQTMRPTRIPADMLPTFERR, encoded by the coding sequence GTGGCCCGGCAGACCCTAAACCCGCGTGAGGACCGCGAGACCTTCGAGGTCCCGTTGGATATCCGGCCCGAGCACATCGACGCCAACGGCCATGTGAACAACGTCGTCTATGTCGGCTGGCTGCAGGATGCGGGCACCGCGCACTGGAACGCCCGCTTCGACGAGACGACGCGGGCGAAATGGTCCTGGGTCGCCTTGCGGCACGAGATCGACTACCTCCGCGCCCTGATGCCCGACGACACGGCCGTGGCCCGCACGTGGGTCGGCGATCCGCAAGGGCCCCGCTTCGCCCGCTATGTGCGCATCGAGGACGGCCAAGGCCGGCTGTGCGCCCAGGGCGTTTCGGAATGGTGTCTGGTCGATGCGCAGACCATGCGCCCGACGCGCATTCCCGCCGACATGCTGCCGACCTTCGAGCGCCGCTGA
- the rpsD gene encoding 30S ribosomal protein S4, translating into MSKRHSAKYKIDRAMGENLWGRSKSPVNKRSYGPGQHGQRRKSKVSDFGLQLKAKQKLKGYYANLTEKQFRKTYDEAARRKGNTSEILIGLLEARLDATVYRAKFVPTPWAARQFVNHGHVTVNGKKVNIASYRLRVGDVVEVKEKSRNMALVLEAQQSGERDIPDYLELGDRGFSVRFVRFPELADVPFAVKMEPNLVVEYYSS; encoded by the coding sequence ATGTCGAAGCGCCACAGCGCCAAGTATAAGATCGATCGGGCCATGGGTGAGAACCTGTGGGGCCGCTCGAAGTCGCCGGTCAACAAGCGTTCCTACGGTCCCGGCCAGCACGGCCAGCGCCGCAAGTCCAAGGTTTCCGACTTCGGCCTGCAGCTGAAGGCCAAGCAGAAGCTCAAGGGCTACTACGCCAACCTGACCGAGAAGCAGTTCCGCAAGACCTATGACGAGGCCGCCCGCCGCAAGGGCAACACCTCCGAAATCCTGATCGGTCTGCTGGAAGCCCGCCTGGACGCCACCGTCTATCGCGCCAAATTCGTGCCGACCCCCTGGGCCGCCCGTCAGTTCGTCAACCACGGCCACGTCACCGTCAACGGCAAGAAGGTGAACATCGCCTCCTACCGCCTGCGCGTCGGCGACGTCGTCGAGGTCAAGGAAAAGTCGCGCAACATGGCTCTGGTGCTCGAAGCCCAGCAGTCGGGCGAGCGCGACATCCCCGACTATCTGGAGCTGGGCGACCGTGGTTTCTCGGTCCGCTTCGTCCGCTTCCCCGAACTGGCCGACGTGCCGTTCGCGGTGAAGATGGAGCCGAACCTGGTCGTCGAATACTACAGCTCGTAA
- a CDS encoding MBL fold metallo-hydrolase, whose amino-acid sequence MTTQFKLAAALILSGLIVAGCQKPAEKAQAPAAPAVQPTASVDVYPFTIGALQAVALKDGDLVLDNAKGQSPWADNAGVAEVLRPTGDTKIHLSIQPLLIRGDDKVVLIDTGAGGGMGTQGKLSASLAAAGVQPGQVTDILISHGHGDHVGGLVKNDALVFPNATIRMSAAEWTALQADAEQAALIPIITPRVETFEPGAQVTPSITAVSLQGHTPGHTGYEIVSGQDRLLYFGDALHSSVISVERPDFVNAWDFNSEAAVATRLALLGRGATQTLRVYGVHFPFPGLGTFRRQADGFVWVPESAPAQP is encoded by the coding sequence ATGACGACCCAGTTCAAGCTCGCCGCCGCTCTGATCCTGTCCGGCCTGATCGTCGCCGGATGCCAGAAGCCCGCAGAGAAGGCGCAGGCTCCGGCCGCGCCGGCGGTCCAGCCGACCGCCAGTGTGGACGTCTACCCGTTCACCATCGGCGCGCTCCAGGCTGTGGCGCTGAAGGACGGCGACCTCGTTCTCGACAACGCCAAGGGCCAGAGCCCGTGGGCGGACAACGCCGGGGTCGCAGAGGTTCTGCGTCCGACTGGCGACACGAAAATCCACCTGTCGATCCAGCCGCTCCTGATCCGCGGCGACGACAAGGTCGTCCTGATCGACACGGGGGCGGGCGGCGGCATGGGCACCCAGGGCAAGCTCTCGGCCTCCCTGGCGGCGGCGGGCGTCCAACCGGGGCAGGTGACTGACATCCTGATCTCGCACGGCCACGGCGATCATGTCGGCGGCCTGGTCAAGAACGACGCCCTGGTCTTTCCCAACGCGACGATCCGCATGAGCGCCGCCGAGTGGACGGCCTTGCAGGCCGATGCCGAACAGGCCGCCCTGATCCCGATCATCACGCCCAGGGTCGAGACCTTTGAGCCGGGCGCCCAGGTGACGCCGTCCATCACCGCGGTCTCTCTGCAAGGCCACACACCGGGCCACACCGGCTATGAGATCGTCTCAGGTCAGGATCGCCTGCTCTATTTCGGCGACGCCCTGCATAGTTCCGTCATCTCGGTCGAAAGGCCGGACTTCGTGAACGCCTGGGACTTCAACTCCGAGGCCGCCGTTGCGACCCGACTGGCTCTGCTCGGTCGTGGGGCGACGCAGACCTTGCGTGTCTACGGCGTCCACTTCCCCTTCCCGGGACTGGGGACCTTCCGCCGTCAGGCCGATGGCTTCGTCTGGGTTCCGGAAAGCGCGCCCGCCCAGCCTTGA
- a CDS encoding superoxide dismutase, with product MAFTLPPLPYAYDALEPAIDKETMTFHHDKHHQAYVDNLNKAVDADASLQGKSLEELFATISTAPKAVRNNGGGHWNHALFWELLAPAGQGGEPSAELAAAIDRDLGGLDKFKEDFNAAGAGQFGSGWAWLIVQDGKLKVTSTPNQDNPLMDVAEQKGAVVLGADVWEHAYYLKYQNRRPDYLKAFWTVVNWNKANELFAAATA from the coding sequence ATGGCCTTCACCCTGCCGCCGCTGCCCTACGCCTATGACGCGCTGGAGCCCGCCATCGACAAGGAGACGATGACCTTCCACCACGACAAGCACCATCAGGCCTATGTCGACAACCTGAATAAGGCGGTGGACGCCGATGCGTCGCTGCAGGGCAAGTCGCTGGAAGAGCTGTTCGCGACCATTTCGACCGCGCCGAAGGCCGTGCGCAACAACGGCGGCGGTCACTGGAACCACGCCCTGTTCTGGGAACTGCTGGCCCCGGCCGGTCAGGGCGGCGAGCCCTCGGCCGAATTGGCCGCCGCGATCGACCGCGACCTGGGCGGGCTCGACAAGTTCAAGGAAGACTTCAACGCCGCCGGCGCCGGCCAGTTCGGTTCGGGTTGGGCCTGGCTGATCGTCCAGGACGGCAAGCTGAAGGTCACCTCGACCCCGAACCAGGACAACCCCCTGATGGACGTCGCCGAACAAAAGGGCGCCGTCGTCCTGGGCGCCGATGTCTGGGAACACGCCTACTACCTGAAATACCAGAACCGCCGCCCGGATTACCTGAAGGCCTTCTGGACCGTGGTGAACTGGAACAAGGCGAACGAACTCTTCGCCGCCGCCACGGCCTGA
- a CDS encoding VOC family protein, whose translation MFTHLTVGANDVEASRKFYDAALGALGVPASQGPDPKGRYWWRTDRGAFAIGKPIDGEPACHANGGTIGFFAKDADAVKAFHDAGVAAGGKSIEDPPGERTGQFGVLNLAYLRDPSGNKICALHRVG comes from the coding sequence ATGTTCACGCACCTGACAGTAGGCGCCAACGACGTTGAGGCGTCGCGGAAATTCTATGATGCGGCGCTGGGCGCGCTGGGCGTTCCGGCCTCGCAGGGCCCGGATCCCAAGGGTCGTTACTGGTGGCGCACGGATCGCGGCGCCTTCGCCATCGGCAAGCCGATCGACGGCGAGCCCGCCTGCCACGCCAACGGCGGCACCATCGGCTTCTTCGCCAAGGACGCGGACGCCGTGAAGGCTTTCCACGACGCGGGCGTGGCCGCCGGCGGCAAGTCGATCGAGGACCCGCCCGGCGAGCGTACCGGTCAATTCGGCGTCCTCAACCTCGCCTATCTGCGTGATCCCTCGGGCAACAAGATTTGCGCCCTGCACCGGGTGGGATGA
- a CDS encoding DUF433 domain-containing protein, giving the protein MPRSIVCIPEKFGGGPHIEGTDRTIAEVQTFWGQPGVHADQLRQRFPELSEAEIGAAVAWVEPKDPTYLFVAEGLGPSPQRFTICGDTGDWAVLIENLDADGVVRSSQDY; this is encoded by the coding sequence GTGCCCCGATCAATCGTTTGCATACCGGAGAAGTTTGGCGGTGGGCCTCATATTGAGGGCACCGACCGGACCATCGCGGAGGTGCAGACCTTCTGGGGTCAACCTGGCGTGCACGCAGACCAGCTCCGTCAACGCTTTCCAGAACTCAGCGAGGCCGAAATCGGAGCAGCGGTGGCATGGGTGGAACCGAAAGATCCGACCTATCTATTCGTCGCCGAAGGGCTGGGGCCGTCGCCTCAACGCTTCACCATTTGTGGGGACACGGGAGATTGGGCTGTGCTGATCGAAAATCTCGATGCGGACGGCGTCGTTCGATCCAGCCAGGATTACTAG